GTTCCTTTGATAATGCATGGAGAAATGGCAGAAAAATACAATGCTCCTGGAGGACATATCGTTTTCTTAGGGATGTTTTTTGCACTTATTGGAATTGTTATCTGTGGAGTTGCTGGTTATAAAAAAGAAAAGGATTTAAAAAATAAAAATGTTGAAGGTGGTGAGCCTTTAACGTTTAATATGAAAAAAGGTTTAACATTAACTTTAATAGCTGGTGTTTTATCGGCTGTGTTTGGTATTTCATTAGAGGTTGGAGAACCAATTTCTAAAATTGCTGAAGAATACGGTGCAGGTCAGTTTCAAGGAAATGCAAAATTAATTCTATCAACTTTTGGTGCTTTTTTAACAAACCTAATTTGGTTTACAGTTGTAGGTGTTAAGAAAGGTACTTTAAAACAATTAGTAGATGTAAAAGGTATTGGTGTAAAAACATATACTTTAAATTTTGGAATGTCTGTTTTAACCGGAGCTTTATGGTATGGACAGTTCTTTTTCTATGGAATAGGACATACAAACATGGGGGAATTTGGTTTTGCAAGCTGGGTAATTCATATGTCAATGCTTATTTTCTTTAGTTATATCGTTGGTATTTTAATGAAAGAATGGAAACAAGTATCTAAAAAAACAAACCAAGTTTTAGGTTTAGCATTAGTCATTTTAATAGCATCTTTCATAGTAATGGCTTATGGAACGATGTTAGGTGAAGGGAGTATTGGAGGGCATTAATTTTATTGAAATTATATAAAAAGTATACATATAATGAGTACAAAAAGAATACAGTTAAAAGGAATTACTTGGAATCATAGTCGTGGGTTTACATCTATGGTTGCAACAGCACAAAGATTTACAGAGTTAAATCCAAATGTTGATATCACTTGGGAAAAAAGATCATTGCAAGCTTTTGCCGATGAACCAATTAATGAATTAGCAAAACGTTACGATTTGTTAATCATAGATCATCCTTGGGCAGGTTTTGCTGGGAAAAATAATGTGATTTTACCTTTAGATGAATATTTGCCAAAAGCATTTTTAAAAGATTTAGAAGAGAACACAGTAGGGCGTTCTCATGAGAGTTATTCTTCTAATGGTCATCAATGGGCTTTAGCTGTAGATGCTGCAACTCCTGTTGCTGCAAGTCGCCCAGATATTTTAGAAGAAAACGGATTAAAATTACCAGAAACCTATGACAATTTATTAGCACTTGCTAAAAAAGGATTAGTGATTATGCCTGGGATTCCTCAAGACACATTAATGAATTTTTATATGATGTGTTGTACAATGGGAGAAGATGTTTGTACTTCAAAAGAACACGTTGTTAGTGAGGAAGTAGGAATAAAAGCTTTAAAAATGCTAAGAGAATTAGCTGTTGAAATGGATCCTCAGGTTTTTGATTGGAATCCAATTCAATGTTATGAGGCTATGACTTTAACAGATAAATATGCATATTGTCCTTGGGCTTATGGGTACACAAATTATAGTAGAAAAGGATATTCTAGAAAACCTTTACACTTCCATGATATGGTAGATATTAAAGGTTTTGGTAAAGCAATTTCAACTTTAGGTGGAACTGGATTAGCGGTTTCTGCAGAAACTAAAGAAATAGAAACTGTTATGAAATATGTAGAATATGTTGGGTCTGATGAATGTCAGAAAACAGTATTTTTTGATAATGGCGGACAACCAGGACATAGAAAATCTTGGACAGATGAATACACTAATAGTTTAACTGCAAATTTCTTTAAGAACACATTACCAAGTTTAGATAGAGCGTTTTTACGCCCAAGATATAATGGTCATATGTATTTTCAAGACAGAGCAGGAACTCCAATTAGAGAGTATATGATGAATGGAGGCGATGAAAAAGAATTGCTTTCTAGATTAAATGAATTGTACATCAAATCACTAGATAAATAATACTATGAGACCATTAGAAGGTGTTTTAGTTCTAGAATTTGCTCAATTTATGGCTGGTCCTTCAGCAGGATTGAAATTAGCAGATTTAGGAGCCAGAGTTATCAAAATTGAAAGACCTAACACAGGTGAAGCAGGAAGGCAGATTGCACTTAAAAACTTGTTTTTAGATGGAAGTAGTTTGGTTTTTCATACTGTAAATAGAAATAAAGATTCTTACGCAGCAAACTTAAAAGATCCAGAAGATTTAGCACGTGTTAAAAAGCTAATTGAGCAAGCAGATGTAATGACACACAATTTTCGCCCAGGAGTTATGGAGAAAATTGGTTTAGATTATTCAATTGCAAAAGAACTAAATCCTAAACTGGTATACGCAACCGTTACTGGTTATGGAACTAAAGGTCCTTGGGCAAAAAAACCAGGTCAAGATTTATTAGTACAATCAATGTCTGGTTTTGCAAATTTATCTGGAGATAAAAATGATGATCCAGTGCCAATAGGTGCTGCAGTTTCAGATATTATTACAGGAACACATTTAGCGCACGGAATTTTAGCAAGTTTAATTAAAAGAGAAAAAACAAATAAAGGTTCTTTGGTGGAAGTTAGTTTGTTAGAATCTACATTAGATCTTCAGTTTGAGGTGATTACTACTTATTTAAATGATGGGAATAAAAAACCAGAAAGAACAAAAGAAGGTTCTGCAAATCCATATTTAGGTGCTCCTTATGGAGTCTATAAAACCAAAGACGGATATATTTCAATAGCAATGGGGTCTCTTTTAAAGTTAGGTGAAGTTTTAGAATGTACTGAGTTAAGTGTTTACACCAATTCAGATTCTTGGTTCACTCAAAGAGATGAAATAATGGATATTATAAGATCATTTTTAATTCATAAAAACACCAATGATTGGTTAACAGTTTTAGAAGCTGAAGGTATCTGGTGTTCAGATGTTTTTAATTATGAATCATTATTAAATCACGAAGCATATAAAGTACTTAAAATGGATCAGAAATTCTCATTACTTTCAGGAGAAGAGGTGCATACATTAAGGTGTCCAATACAAGTGAACGATGAAAAGTTATTCGCAAATAAACCAGCTCCAAGAGTTGGTCAGCATACAGAAGATATTATTAAAGAATTTAATCTATAGTATATAATGAAACCATTACAAGATATATTAGTTATAGATTTAAGTCAGTTTTTATCTGCACCTTCAGCAACATTAAGAATGGCTGATTTAGGAGCAAGAGTTATAAAAGTTGAAAGACCAGGTACAGGAGACATTTGTCGTCAATTATATGTTTCAAATGTCAATTTAAATGGTGAATCTACTATTTTTAGAGCCATAAACAGAAACAAAGAAAGTTTTGCAGCAGACTTAAAAAACGATATTGACAAACAACGTGTTTTAAAATTGATTGAACAAGCAGATGTTTTAATACATAATTTTAGACCAGGTGTTATAGAGCGACTTGGATTTGATTATGAAACGATTCAGAAAATAAACCCAAATATTGTTTATGGAGATATTTCAGGATATGGTTCTGAAGGTCCTTGGAAAACAAAACCAGGACAAGATTTATTACTTCAATCATTATCTGGTTTAACTTGGTTAAACGGAATTGAAGGAAGTGGTCCAACACCAGTTGGTTTAGCAATTGTTGATATTTTATCGGGTGCACATTTGGTGCAAGGTATTTTAGCTGCATTATTAAAAAAGGCAAAAACAGGCAAAGGAAGTAAAGTTTCTGTGAGTATGTTAGAGTCTATTTTAGATTTTCAATTCGAATCGATTACAACATTTTATCACGATGGAGGAGCACCAACTGTTCGTCCAAAAAACAATAGCGCACACGCATATTTAGGAGCGCCTTATGGTGTTTATCAAACCACAAACGGTTATATGGCATTGGCAATGGGATCAATTCCTGTTCTTGGAGAATTGTTAGGTTGTGAACCTTTAAAACAATATGAAGAAGTTGCATCTTGGTTTACAAAAAGAGATGAAATAAAGAAAACGTTAGCCAATCATTTATCTACAGATAGTACAGAAAAATGGTTGTCAATCTTAGAACCTGCAGACATTTGGTGTGCAAGTGTAATGGATTGGGATACTTTATTTGCTCAAGATGGTTTTAAGGTTTTAGAAATGATTCAAAAAGTAAAAATGGGAGATGGTTTCGAATATGAAACTACTAGATGTCCTATTAGAATTGATGGAGAAATTTTAACGTCAAGCCTTGGTTCTCCTGCTTTAGGTGAACACACAGAAGCAATTGTAAACGAGCTAATTTCTTAACAATGGAAAACAATAAATTTAGAATAGCTGTTAGAAAATTTGATGCTTTTGAAAGCGCCATAGATAAAATTTGGGAATCATTCTGTAAACAAACTGGTTGTAAATTAGAATTGGAAGCAGTTCCTTTAGATTTACATCCTTTGTATGATACTATTTTAAAAGAAGAGGGTTTAAAAAACGGAACTTGGGATGTATCACTAATAAATACAGATTGGATAACTGAAGCATATACTTCAAATTCTATAGAAGATTTAACACCTTTTATAGAGGAAAACTCTCCAAGTGATTTTCCTAAAGGATGGTCAAGGTCATTATTATATAAACAAGAGTTTGATGGAAAAACTGTTGGTTTACCTTTTCACGATGGACCAGAATGTTTAATTTACAGAAAAGATTTATTCGAATCTGTTGAAGAAGGAATCGCTTTTTATGAAGCTTATGGCAAACCTTTAGAAATTCCGAAAACTTGGGATGATTTAATGCAAGTTGCCGAATTTTTCAATAGACCAGAACAAGGTTTATACGGAACCACATTTGCAGCTTTTCCTGATGGACATAATACTGTTTTTGATTTCTGCCTACAATTATGGACACGTAATGGTGAATTGTTTGACGAAAATAAAAAAATAAAACTAAATTCTGATGCTGCAATAGAAGGTATGGAATTCTACAGAAAAGCATTAAAAAACACCAATGCAATTCATCCAGATTCTCGCAATTTTGATTCTGTAAAATCAGGAATGGCTTTCGCAAATGGAAACTTAGCAATGATGGTAAACTGGTTTGGTTTTGCATCTATGTGTGAGTTTTTAGAAGATTCTAAGGTAAAAGGAAAAGTAGATATTGCAAATGTTCCTGCAGGACCAACTGGAGAAGGAACTTCTTTAAATGCATATTGGATGTATGTTATCGGAAGTGGAAGTCAGCATAAAGATTTAGCATACGATTTTATTCAATTTGCTGTAAATGAAGAGAATGATAAACTTCTAACTTTAGAAGGCGCAATAGGTTGTCGTAAATCTACTTGGCACGATAAAGATGTAAATAAAGAAGTACCTTATTATCATAAATTAGAAGAATTACATCTTAAAACAAGATCACTTCCTAGAAAAAGTAATTGGTCAGAAATTGCAGATGTAATAGATCAATTAGTTGTTGAAGTTATAAATACTTCAAATGATATAAAAACAATTTTAAACAATTCTCAGAAAGAGATTGATCGCATAGAAAATAATTAATTATGGAAATAGTTTACAAACCAGAATTACCAAAAGAAAAGCGTCCAATTTATATAATTGGCGCAGGAGGAATAGTTCGTGATGCACATTTACCAGCATACAGAAATGCAGGTTTTGTTGTAGAGGGAATTACAAATAGAACAAAGCAACGTGCAACAGATTTAGCAGCATCATTTAACATTCCTAATGTTTATGATAACGTACAAGATTTGGTTGCTGCAGCTCCAGAGAATGCCGTTTTTGATTTAACGTTAATGCCTAATCAATTTGTGGCAACTTTAGAGTTGTTACCAGATGAAGCAGCAGTTTTAATTCAAAAACCGATGGGTGATAGTTACGACCAAACTTTAGAAATTTTAGAGGTTTGTCGTAGAAAAAAATTAAAAGCAGCAATTAACTGTCAAATGCGTTTTGTGCCATATATTATGGCAGCAAAAAATATAATTGATCAAGGCTTAATTGGTGAATTGTACGATTTTGAAGTCCGTTTAACAACCTATACACCTTGGGAGTATTTTCCAAATGTGGTTAATCATCCACGTTTAGAAATTCAGCAACATAGTATTCATTATATCGATTTAATTCGTTCGTTTTTAGGAAATCCTAAGAAGGTGTATGCTAGAACATTGAGAAACCCTGGTAAACCAATGTCATCAACAAGAACAACAGCTATAATGGATTATAATGACGCTACACGTGCCATTATAAATACGAATCACGATCATAATTTTGGTGAGAAAAATCAAGAGAGTTTTGTGAAATGGGAAGGAACAAAAGGAGCAATTAAAGCAAGAATTGGTTTGTTGTTAGATTATCCTAATGGAAAACCAGATTTATTCCAGTACTGTATCGTAAAAGAAGGCGAAGAGCCTAAATGGGTTGAGGTTGAATTAGAAGGTTCTTGGTTTCCTGATGCTTTTGTAGGTACTATGGCTTCTTTAATGCGTTATGTTGAAGGTTCTACAGATGAATTACCAACAAGTGTTGAAGATGTAGCACATTCTATGGCAGTAGTAGAAGCAGCATATGCTTCAAATAATGATGGAGGTATAACTCCCAATTACGATATTTAAATAAAATAATTTTCATAAAAATGAAAGCAACACAATACGAAGGAAATAAAACCTTCACAGTAGTAGAAAGAGAAATAGAAGCACCAAAACTAGGCGAAGTTAGAATTAAAGTAGCTTATGTTGGTGTTTGTGGAACTGATGTTCATATTTACCACGGAATGATGGATAAACGTGTTCGTATGCCAGAAACTATTGGTCACGAAATGTCAGGAGTAATTGACGCAGTTGGAGAAGGAGTTTCAGATTATTCTATTGGAGACAAAGTAGTTGTTCGTCCTTTAGATGATAGAAAAGTAAAGCCTTCAGATAAAGGATTCAATCACATTTGTGAAGAATTAAAATTTATCGGAATTGATAGTCCAGGAGCAATGCAAGAATACTGGAATGTACCAGCATTTACTTTACACAAATTAAAATCTGATACAGATTTAAAATTAGCGGCTTTAATTGAGCCTTTATCAGTAGCAACACACGATGTTCGTTTAAGCGGATTAGTTGCAGGAGAAACTGCTGTAGTTTTAGGTGGTGGACCAATTGGTTTATTAGTTGCAATGGTGGCTAAAGAAGTTGGTGCAAACG
The window above is part of the Polaribacter sp. SA4-12 genome. Proteins encoded here:
- a CDS encoding L-rhamnose/proton symporter RhaT produces the protein MANPILGTLIHAIGGVAASTCYVPLQKVKKWSWDTYWLLQASFAWFIFPFIIGFLTVPNLMDVFAKADMSILINATLLGVIYGFGGMCFGYAIKHIGYSLTYTISIGISAILGTIVPLIMHGEMAEKYNAPGGHIVFLGMFFALIGIVICGVAGYKKEKDLKNKNVEGGEPLTFNMKKGLTLTLIAGVLSAVFGISLEVGEPISKIAEEYGAGQFQGNAKLILSTFGAFLTNLIWFTVVGVKKGTLKQLVDVKGIGVKTYTLNFGMSVLTGALWYGQFFFYGIGHTNMGEFGFASWVIHMSMLIFFSYIVGILMKEWKQVSKKTNQVLGLALVILIASFIVMAYGTMLGEGSIGGH
- a CDS encoding ABC transporter substrate-binding protein, whose product is MSTKRIQLKGITWNHSRGFTSMVATAQRFTELNPNVDITWEKRSLQAFADEPINELAKRYDLLIIDHPWAGFAGKNNVILPLDEYLPKAFLKDLEENTVGRSHESYSSNGHQWALAVDAATPVAASRPDILEENGLKLPETYDNLLALAKKGLVIMPGIPQDTLMNFYMMCCTMGEDVCTSKEHVVSEEVGIKALKMLRELAVEMDPQVFDWNPIQCYEAMTLTDKYAYCPWAYGYTNYSRKGYSRKPLHFHDMVDIKGFGKAISTLGGTGLAVSAETKEIETVMKYVEYVGSDECQKTVFFDNGGQPGHRKSWTDEYTNSLTANFFKNTLPSLDRAFLRPRYNGHMYFQDRAGTPIREYMMNGGDEKELLSRLNELYIKSLDK
- a CDS encoding CaiB/BaiF CoA transferase family protein, whose product is MRPLEGVLVLEFAQFMAGPSAGLKLADLGARVIKIERPNTGEAGRQIALKNLFLDGSSLVFHTVNRNKDSYAANLKDPEDLARVKKLIEQADVMTHNFRPGVMEKIGLDYSIAKELNPKLVYATVTGYGTKGPWAKKPGQDLLVQSMSGFANLSGDKNDDPVPIGAAVSDIITGTHLAHGILASLIKREKTNKGSLVEVSLLESTLDLQFEVITTYLNDGNKKPERTKEGSANPYLGAPYGVYKTKDGYISIAMGSLLKLGEVLECTELSVYTNSDSWFTQRDEIMDIIRSFLIHKNTNDWLTVLEAEGIWCSDVFNYESLLNHEAYKVLKMDQKFSLLSGEEVHTLRCPIQVNDEKLFANKPAPRVGQHTEDIIKEFNL
- a CDS encoding CaiB/BaiF CoA transferase family protein, with the translated sequence MKPLQDILVIDLSQFLSAPSATLRMADLGARVIKVERPGTGDICRQLYVSNVNLNGESTIFRAINRNKESFAADLKNDIDKQRVLKLIEQADVLIHNFRPGVIERLGFDYETIQKINPNIVYGDISGYGSEGPWKTKPGQDLLLQSLSGLTWLNGIEGSGPTPVGLAIVDILSGAHLVQGILAALLKKAKTGKGSKVSVSMLESILDFQFESITTFYHDGGAPTVRPKNNSAHAYLGAPYGVYQTTNGYMALAMGSIPVLGELLGCEPLKQYEEVASWFTKRDEIKKTLANHLSTDSTEKWLSILEPADIWCASVMDWDTLFAQDGFKVLEMIQKVKMGDGFEYETTRCPIRIDGEILTSSLGSPALGEHTEAIVNELIS
- a CDS encoding ABC transporter substrate-binding protein; this encodes MENNKFRIAVRKFDAFESAIDKIWESFCKQTGCKLELEAVPLDLHPLYDTILKEEGLKNGTWDVSLINTDWITEAYTSNSIEDLTPFIEENSPSDFPKGWSRSLLYKQEFDGKTVGLPFHDGPECLIYRKDLFESVEEGIAFYEAYGKPLEIPKTWDDLMQVAEFFNRPEQGLYGTTFAAFPDGHNTVFDFCLQLWTRNGELFDENKKIKLNSDAAIEGMEFYRKALKNTNAIHPDSRNFDSVKSGMAFANGNLAMMVNWFGFASMCEFLEDSKVKGKVDIANVPAGPTGEGTSLNAYWMYVIGSGSQHKDLAYDFIQFAVNEENDKLLTLEGAIGCRKSTWHDKDVNKEVPYYHKLEELHLKTRSLPRKSNWSEIADVIDQLVVEVINTSNDIKTILNNSQKEIDRIENN
- a CDS encoding Gfo/Idh/MocA family protein, which codes for MEIVYKPELPKEKRPIYIIGAGGIVRDAHLPAYRNAGFVVEGITNRTKQRATDLAASFNIPNVYDNVQDLVAAAPENAVFDLTLMPNQFVATLELLPDEAAVLIQKPMGDSYDQTLEILEVCRRKKLKAAINCQMRFVPYIMAAKNIIDQGLIGELYDFEVRLTTYTPWEYFPNVVNHPRLEIQQHSIHYIDLIRSFLGNPKKVYARTLRNPGKPMSSTRTTAIMDYNDATRAIINTNHDHNFGEKNQESFVKWEGTKGAIKARIGLLLDYPNGKPDLFQYCIVKEGEEPKWVEVELEGSWFPDAFVGTMASLMRYVEGSTDELPTSVEDVAHSMAVVEAAYASNNDGGITPNYDI
- a CDS encoding zinc-dependent alcohol dehydrogenase, whose protein sequence is MKATQYEGNKTFTVVEREIEAPKLGEVRIKVAYVGVCGTDVHIYHGMMDKRVRMPETIGHEMSGVIDAVGEGVSDYSIGDKVVVRPLDDRKVKPSDKGFNHICEELKFIGIDSPGAMQEYWNVPAFTLHKLKSDTDLKLAALIEPLSVATHDVRLSGLVAGETAVVLGGGPIGLLVAMVAKEVGANVIISEVNEKRIAKAKEMGLNAVNPMNIDLVQYVKEQTEGRLADVVFEVAGVQPALDIMTEVAGIRGRILMVAIHGQKKEVDLFKFFWKELKLIGARVYEKEDYEKSIDLITANDLPFEDMITDVQPLTNIQQVFENIDNNPDGMKVLMDCSL